A part of Cloacibacillus sp. genomic DNA contains:
- a CDS encoding ribosomal L7Ae/L30e/S12e/Gadd45 family protein, with the protein MPLNELASSSRCAGLNSVLRKIDRGEALKVFLADDADEKLASKVRAASKERNVPVEMAEDSQQLGRACALTRKTAVAAILKK; encoded by the coding sequence GTGCCCTTAAATGAATTGGCCTCCTCGTCGAGATGCGCGGGATTGAACAGTGTTCTGCGTAAGATAGACAGAGGCGAGGCGCTAAAAGTTTTTCTTGCGGATGACGCTGATGAGAAGCTGGCGTCGAAGGTAAGGGCCGCCTCGAAAGAGCGGAATGTCCCCGTCGAGATGGCGGAGGATTCACAACAACTAGGAAGAGCTTGCGCCCTGACGCGAAAGACGGCGGTCGCGGCGATTCTTAAAAAGTAG